One Nostoc punctiforme PCC 73102 DNA window includes the following coding sequences:
- a CDS encoding amidohydrolase family protein, translating to MTEYSRLKTSRSAAIRATLDYPVIDTDVHTNDFTPAFEDYIAKYGGVKLVDELRKTEASRLNSKSNGKDWYQQTPEERQYNRTIRSPWWARVTKNTLDLATYTLPGLLYERQAEQGSDYSVLFLNNVLAPAGASAENRQALQRAVNHYHADIYRKYSDRLTPVAGIPLTTPQEGIEELEFAVKTLGLKVINITGGVKRPIKAIADKYPADKFPEIAKYASYIDFYGLDSEYDYDPFWAKVVELGVPVTTHYGSQGWTGRSSISNYMNNHIGHFADGSEAFAKALFFGGVTKRFPQLRVAMLEGGADWGARVYIHLVDRFSKRNIKALENYNPALTNADELFEIFERYGAEVTQGHSLDKDELTKTVLGASFSRHSRAPIGSELDDFAAAGIETIEDIRDRWVNSFFFGSESDDRTIATAFNDKANPLGVKINAIYSSDVGHWDVPDLTSPLAESWDLVQEGVISEADFKSYVFANPYKFYTQANPEFFKGTAIESKVGNTEFKQVDKSLVVA from the coding sequence CGCCGCAATCAGAGCAACCCTTGATTATCCGGTAATCGATACCGATGTTCATACCAATGATTTCACACCGGCGTTTGAGGATTATATTGCTAAATACGGCGGTGTGAAACTCGTAGATGAGTTACGTAAAACCGAAGCTTCCCGTCTCAACTCCAAAAGCAATGGTAAAGACTGGTATCAACAAACCCCTGAAGAACGTCAATATAACCGGACAATCCGATCGCCTTGGTGGGCAAGAGTTACCAAAAATACGCTGGACCTCGCTACTTACACCCTCCCCGGATTGCTCTATGAGCGTCAGGCAGAGCAAGGATCAGACTATTCGGTGCTGTTTCTGAATAATGTCCTAGCACCGGCTGGAGCAAGTGCAGAGAATCGTCAAGCACTGCAACGCGCGGTTAATCATTATCATGCTGATATCTACCGTAAATATAGCGATCGCCTGACACCGGTAGCTGGTATTCCCTTAACTACTCCCCAAGAAGGCATTGAGGAGCTAGAATTTGCAGTAAAAACACTCGGTTTAAAAGTGATTAATATCACTGGCGGGGTGAAACGGCCAATTAAAGCGATCGCTGATAAATATCCAGCCGATAAATTCCCCGAAATCGCCAAGTATGCCTCTTATATCGACTTCTACGGACTAGATAGTGAATACGACTACGATCCCTTCTGGGCAAAGGTCGTGGAACTTGGTGTACCTGTCACCACCCATTACGGTAGCCAAGGTTGGACTGGACGCTCCTCCATTAGTAACTACATGAACAACCATATCGGTCACTTCGCCGATGGTTCGGAAGCATTTGCGAAGGCTTTGTTCTTCGGTGGCGTTACCAAGCGTTTTCCACAGTTGCGTGTAGCGATGCTCGAAGGTGGTGCAGATTGGGGTGCCCGCGTCTACATTCATTTGGTAGATCGTTTCTCCAAGCGCAATATCAAGGCATTGGAAAATTACAATCCAGCATTGACAAATGCTGATGAGCTATTTGAAATATTTGAACGCTATGGTGCAGAAGTTACTCAAGGGCATTCCCTCGATAAAGACGAATTGACCAAGACTGTACTGGGAGCTTCATTTAGCCGTCATAGCCGTGCGCCAATTGGTAGCGAATTGGACGATTTTGCAGCAGCAGGTATTGAAACAATTGAAGACATCCGCGATCGCTGGGTGAATAGTTTCTTCTTTGGTTCCGAGTCTGACGATCGCACCATTGCTACGGCATTCAACGACAAAGCCAATCCCTTGGGAGTCAAAATCAACGCCATCTATTCCTCTGATGTTGGTCATTGGGATGTACCAGACTTGACTTCCCCCTTGGCTGAAAGCTGGGATTTGGTTCAAGAAGGCGTTATTTCCGAAGCCGACTTTAAGTCCTATGTATTCGCTAATCCCTACAAGTTTTACACCCAAGCTAACCCCGAATTTTTCAAGGGTACTGCGATCGAATCCAAGGTAGGTAACACCGAATTTAAACAAGTGGACAAGAGCCTGGTGGTGGCGTAA
- a CDS encoding dienelactone hydrolase family protein — protein MSVEQRSYETNNGSLPYLFSPVSDNAKQPAPLVLFLHGGRDRGTDLNVLLKWGLPRFVDLSDSLPYVFAAPQIPAEQTWADRADDVLALLDELIASQPVDPARVILAGFSLGSAGIWHVAALHPNRFAGLVPVSGRVPKTLGESELAALKDIPVQIFQGGQDKNLPIEDTENFVERLRKVGGKVDLTVLPEGDHFIADEVYSDPKLQQWLVSLSRRNTALVV, from the coding sequence ATGTCCGTAGAACAACGCTCTTACGAAACCAATAATGGTTCTTTGCCTTATCTTTTCTCGCCTGTTTCTGACAATGCCAAGCAACCTGCACCCTTAGTACTATTTCTGCATGGAGGACGCGATCGCGGGACGGATCTGAATGTGCTACTGAAATGGGGTCTACCTCGTTTCGTAGATTTATCCGACTCATTACCTTATGTCTTCGCCGCACCCCAGATTCCGGCTGAACAAACTTGGGCAGATCGAGCAGATGACGTGCTCGCTTTGCTTGATGAACTGATTGCTTCCCAGCCCGTCGATCCAGCACGGGTGATATTAGCCGGGTTCAGCTTAGGCTCGGCCGGGATCTGGCATGTCGCTGCTTTACATCCCAATCGCTTCGCCGGTCTAGTACCTGTATCTGGACGTGTACCCAAGACACTTGGAGAAAGCGAACTAGCTGCACTCAAAGATATTCCCGTTCAGATATTTCAAGGTGGACAAGACAAAAATCTGCCAATAGAGGATACAGAGAATTTTGTTGAGCGCTTACGCAAAGTCGGCGGGAAAGTCGATTTGACAGTGCTGCCAGAAGGCGATCATTTTATTGCAGATGAAGTATACAGCGATCCGAAGTTGCAACAGTGGCTAGTTTCCCTGAGCCGTCGCAACACTGCTTTAGTTGTCTGA
- a CDS encoding aldo/keto reductase — protein MTLPTTNLGKTGLTFSRLCLGTMTFGLQTDEETSRDILDTAADGGINFLDTADVYPLGGGLATAGRTEEIVGRWLKGKRKHFILATKCVGRVGPAPWDQGASRKHILDAIDASLRRLGTDYIDLYQLHSDDTSTPLDETLEALDAVVRAGKVRYIGVSNFLAYRLARALGRAETRNLTRFVSIQPRYNLLFREIERELLPLAKEEGLGVISYNPLAGGLLTGKHILAQGPTSGTRFTLGAAAERYQERYWHDREFDTVEELRTVADLAGLSLTTLAVAWVLSNPIITAPIIGASRPQQLADNFKAVEVKLDDSLKQKLDDLTAEYRRGDSLR, from the coding sequence GTGACCTTACCAACCACCAATCTTGGAAAAACTGGATTAACTTTTTCCCGCCTTTGTCTCGGCACCATGACCTTTGGATTGCAGACTGACGAAGAAACTTCTAGGGACATTCTCGACACCGCCGCCGATGGCGGAATCAACTTTTTAGATACAGCCGATGTTTATCCACTTGGCGGTGGGCTTGCTACTGCTGGGCGTACCGAAGAAATTGTTGGGCGCTGGCTCAAAGGTAAACGCAAACATTTTATCTTAGCTACCAAGTGCGTCGGCCGGGTTGGCCCTGCACCTTGGGATCAGGGTGCTTCGCGCAAACATATTCTAGATGCGATCGATGCTTCTCTACGACGTTTGGGAACCGACTATATCGACCTGTACCAATTGCACTCCGACGATACTTCCACCCCCCTCGATGAAACCCTGGAAGCGCTGGACGCGGTAGTTCGTGCTGGCAAAGTACGCTATATCGGGGTTTCCAACTTCTTAGCCTACCGACTTGCCCGCGCCTTGGGTCGCGCCGAGACACGCAATCTAACCAGGTTCGTCTCAATTCAGCCCCGCTACAACCTGTTGTTCCGCGAAATTGAGCGAGAACTATTGCCCCTAGCTAAAGAAGAAGGACTGGGTGTAATTTCCTACAATCCCTTGGCGGGTGGTCTGCTCACCGGGAAACACATTCTCGCTCAAGGCCCCACCTCCGGTACACGTTTTACGCTAGGTGCTGCCGCAGAACGTTATCAAGAACGCTACTGGCATGATCGCGAGTTCGATACTGTAGAGGAATTACGCACAGTCGCGGATCTCGCCGGATTGTCGCTCACAACCCTAGCGGTAGCTTGGGTTTTATCTAATCCTATTATCACTGCCCCCATCATCGGCGCTAGTCGCCCACAACAACTTGCTGACAACTTCAAGGCAGTGGAAGTCAAACTCGACGACAGTTTGAAACAAAAGTTAGATGACTTAACCGCCGAATACCGAAGGGGAGATTCTCTTCGTTAG